The genomic segment AACCTCCTTGAGTGTTGTAGCTCCCTTTTTCATTTCGCAGTGCTATAATTGCTTTAGAAATGCACTTGTCTAATGGTGAGTTGTAGCTCCCTTTTTCATTTCGCAGTGCTATAATTTTACTGCAATAGAGAATGATGTTAATGCAGTTGTAGCTCCCTTTTTCATTTCGCAGTGCTATAATTAGTCAAAAGAACGTGCAAATGCACGCTTGGTTGTAGCTCCCTTTTTCATTTCGCAGTGCTATAATTACAATGTCGGGTAATATAAATACAAAAATGTTGTAGCTCCCTTTTTCATTTCGCAGTGCTATAATTTGAGTACATTCATCAATGATGAAATAGCAGTTGTAGCTCCCTTTTTCATTTCGCAGTGCTATAATAGGGACACTAAAAAGCCTTGAACTATAAGGGTTCAGGGCTTTTTTATTGCATAAAAAAACAACTTTTAAATAGTAAAAGTTGGTCTGAATTGACCTTTTTTTCTTGCATTTTTTTCTCTCCCACAAGAATTTCCATGCTTGCAAATTGCTTTTCTGTAATGGCTAAACAACGAATAGAGCCTTCTTCAGGTAAATGATCAACTAATCTTTTATGATGTTTTTCCATTGAATCGCGACCACGTACAATTCTGGTATAAATTGAAAGTTGTAGCATTTGATAACCATCTTTTAGCAAAAATTGCCGAAATTGGTTTGCTGCTCGCATTTTAGCTTTCGTTGTTACAGGCAAATCAAATAGCACAATCATACGCATAAACACATTCTCACTCATATTGATGCTCCGCAAGCGGTAAAATTTCTGGTAATTTGAGCAAACTCGGATTTTTACTGACGAGTGCTGATTGAAAAGACCCAATTGTCCGATCAATCGCAGTTAATGCATTAACTTTTTCTTGTTTAAATAAAAGTTGATAATTTAATACCTTGATTAATTGTTGTTTTAAATTCGGTGATAAATTTATACCCAATTGATCTTGGTAACTCAATTCAAAAACCAATAAATCAACTAATGGACGAAATGGCTCAATGAAATCATCAGCAAGATTAAAAGCATTCAGTTCGCTATGATGAAACAAGCCCATTTGTGGCAGCCACCCATATAATACAACAGCACGAGCTACGGCAGAACGCATCACGGTATAACCATAATTTAATGCACTATTTACCGAATTTTCATCTTCAGTTCGCTTAAATCCTTTACCAAATAAAACTTGAAAATAAATGACCGCACTTTGTGCTTCTAAATTATCTTTATCTCCTGATTTTACTAACTCAGCCATCTTAAATAACCGTTCTGACGCTGCTTTAAATTGGCAAATTTCGAGCACTTTAGCTTGATTGCGAATTTTTTGTTGAACAATTGCCTGCCAAAGTTGTTTTTTCTGGGGCAAGCTTGTTTCTAGCTGTAACTTTAAATTTTTTAGCTGACGATGATATTGATTAAAAGGTAACCATTGCCCACAGGGTAGAAATTGATCATCACAAGTTAAAAACGTAATGCCGTATAAACCAAAAGCAGATAATAAGGGAATCGTGATAACCGTTTCCCGACTATCCACCACTACAATCGCAATATCTTCCAATGGTACAGTAAATTCATTTCCTTCTTGTTGAATCAGCATTTGATTTTTCTGCAAAGAAAGTTTACCGCCCTTGCTAATTAAAATACTACGCCACGTCATAATTTCTTCCTTAAATATAAAAAATCCCCACACTCGAAGAGTGTAGGGATTCAGTTAACGTACGTGTTGTCGTTTAGTTGGACGACAAGGGCGGATATTTTTACCGAGTTCATCGACTTGGTATTTTTCAACTAACACAGCTGTGGCTCCACCAATACTTTCAAAAACACCATTATTACCTAGTTTTTTTGAATTATCATGTGCTCTTATATCAAAAGATACATTATTGCGATTAAATTTCACAAAATAACCAAAGAATTCAAACTTTTTAGTTTTTAATTTAATTAAATCATTAGGATAAATAGAAAATTGAAATACAGATATTTCATCCATAAGTTCCCAGTCGATTTCCTTTTTCTTTGCTAAAGGAGCCATATTAGGTAGAATTCCTTTTGCTACTTGCCAAGTATAAACTGGAATGTAAAAATATTTCTTATTTTTTATAAAGACATCAATTCTAACTATTGAACCACTAGCATTATCTGCATGGCCGTTGTTAACATCTACTCCTGTATTTAATATATCTTGCCTACCTTGTTTTCTTTGAATAACTTTTACAGATTTCACTAATGCTGATGTATTTTCTAAAACCTTATTATTATCCTTAATGATATATTTAGGCTTATAGAATTTCTCAGCAAAAGCCTTCTCTGGATTATTATCGTACTTTTCTAATTGAGTTTTTAAGGATTCATATAATGCTTCTTCTCTATTCACATCATAACCAACTATAAAATCAATATCCTCTAACTTTAATTCTGTTAAAGGAATTTTTTTAACTCGCACAATTTCATTAGATGCATCATCTTTAGCATCTATACGATTTACTCCTTTTGTCTTTTTAGAGAATATAGTTTCTTTATGCCCTTGCCCCGTCATTTTTCGTGTTGGCATTCTCGATACAAATAAAGGTTGGACAAATTCGTGATTATATTTAGGATAATCTGGTAGACGATTGGCTAATTCTAATTTAGGGTTATCGCTAAAAATACGAATTTCCACATTCTCTCTAAAAAATTCCCAAGGGGTTGGAAAATAAAGTGGAATAATTTCTCCTGTTTCATAATCGATACGTTCACCTTTAAACACATCACCAGTTTCATAACGCACAAAACGAATAATTCGTTGCTGCATAGCTACCGTTGAACAAGCCACGACAACCGCATCCAACGCATGATGACGATCATTATCTTCACGTACTTTTTGTAATCCCCAACGACTACGTAACAACGCGGTAATCTGTCCATTAGAAGCAAAAACCTTTCTTGAACCTTTACCAGTTAATAACATATTATCAGTAATAAAGTTACACAAAAAACGAGCAACATAACGGGTATCATTTAAATTACGTTCAATAAATCCCTTTTCATCCAATTTTTGACTCAAAATACGTTGCTTTTTCTTATATGAAAATCCACTTATCTGGACTCGTGCG from the [Actinobacillus] rossii genome contains:
- a CDS encoding CRISPR-associated Cas1 family protein; protein product: MTWRSILISKGGKLSLQKNQMLIQQEGNEFTVPLEDIAIVVVDSRETVITIPLLSAFGLYGITFLTCDDQFLPCGQWLPFNQYHRQLKNLKLQLETSLPQKKQLWQAIVQQKIRNQAKVLEICQFKAASERLFKMAELVKSGDKDNLEAQSAVIYFQVLFGKGFKRTEDENSVNSALNYGYTVMRSAVARAVVLYGWLPQMGLFHHSELNAFNLADDFIEPFRPLVDLLVFELSYQDQLGINLSPNLKQQLIKVLNYQLLFKQEKVNALTAIDRTIGSFQSALVSKNPSLLKLPEILPLAEHQYE
- a CDS encoding CRISPR-associated Cas2 family protein yields the protein MSENVFMRMIVLFDLPVTTKAKMRAANQFRQFLLKDGYQMLQLSIYTRIVRGRDSMEKHHKRLVDHLPEEGSIRCLAITEKQFASMEILVGEKKMQEKKVNSDQLLLFKSCFFMQ